The following are from one region of the Planctomycetia bacterium genome:
- a CDS encoding LamG domain-containing protein, which translates to MLFLMLGTNISRADDVDKWTTELSATVTLLEAAKQFSFFGSSWSAWPSAEFADQGYEAAVLIRAAEQSGYRVQLSHKYQDVALVKYPEGGYVQVAPCAIELKKPYVIVVSARGSEIVVSVDGQEKIRYRDTFLPLTTGRVGIGVSSGARVAFEKVELKTAPPESTTVAMKPAPRKFALRTWLGGRPWVFDGNEPILQLHNVKDPSCFAKLKPGYKPQLTFDSHWGIENQGAFPEGKQKWTDPVVSGGGESLQATWSALSLNSRFTTKSKLTVGFDADRGMYTYDIESELEVLPGEPFHFRYGFDFEHHTPLDPFRWQYLIAKRKGGELYHRPLYPVDPGPQYDLETYYGLRVWYGRHVDRQQVAPTIEYDISPEWNRDPKDPAKPMHRKLDTAVCAAFYDTAVAFATETSPPGTKVRVKYRYTGYPVEEAKKLFEHSKVYDAPTLDPKHHYIFADEWPKLTFGQFVPMSETWIYGRTPFMTAHNVRPSYELEKNCGAGSGFAMKLGPASFGKANLPLASSATSPLAKGRYVVTALVKSVNAHGEGGRIEVTVSQAKTGKPLSELRHFVGNGSFDWQRQGFVFEVPEEGGSLAVAFGNAGTGAMLVTDVEFRKLGEGEQPANDVAHGPKQVPPAFSAAPAGAIADYRMEEGQGLNVLNYAAGAPVGGSSLGHLDLANVDWVVDAGRPALRFAENTTGRKDYRIDSGLNRFYLSNPSYEGKNTVPAALAGHHGGGAPLKGVTISAWIKPAPAMGISTHPGKGDIVGFGGRRFVLSLQGDKAPYQLASYINVSDAFVSDTKLEADRWYHVAMTAEPSAMQWHVRLFVDGKQAGEGTTKKFSSESPVVPSVVFGTEIFYFHHAYYRGLIGRTLIFDRCLSPSEIAEFAKR; encoded by the coding sequence ATGCTATTTCTAATGCTCGGCACGAACATAAGCCGGGCCGACGACGTTGACAAATGGACGACCGAACTCTCGGCGACGGTCACGCTGCTCGAAGCCGCTAAGCAGTTTTCGTTCTTCGGCTCTTCCTGGTCGGCTTGGCCTTCGGCCGAATTCGCGGACCAAGGCTACGAGGCGGCAGTTCTGATTCGAGCCGCGGAGCAGAGCGGCTACCGCGTACAACTCTCGCACAAGTATCAAGACGTGGCGCTGGTGAAGTACCCGGAAGGGGGCTACGTGCAAGTCGCCCCCTGCGCGATCGAATTGAAAAAGCCGTACGTGATCGTCGTCAGCGCTCGGGGCTCCGAAATCGTCGTAAGCGTCGACGGCCAAGAAAAGATCCGCTATCGCGATACGTTTCTTCCGCTCACGACCGGCCGCGTCGGCATCGGCGTGAGCAGCGGCGCGCGTGTCGCGTTTGAGAAAGTCGAACTGAAGACAGCGCCGCCGGAGTCTACGACCGTTGCGATGAAACCGGCGCCGAGGAAGTTCGCCTTGCGCACTTGGCTGGGGGGCCGGCCTTGGGTGTTCGACGGCAATGAACCGATCCTGCAACTTCACAACGTGAAAGATCCGAGTTGCTTCGCCAAGCTCAAGCCCGGCTACAAACCGCAGCTCACGTTCGATTCCCATTGGGGGATCGAGAATCAGGGAGCGTTTCCCGAAGGGAAACAGAAGTGGACCGATCCCGTCGTAAGCGGCGGCGGCGAAAGCCTGCAAGCGACTTGGTCGGCCTTAAGCCTCAACAGCCGCTTCACGACGAAGAGCAAGCTCACCGTCGGCTTCGACGCCGATCGAGGGATGTATACCTACGACATCGAGAGCGAGTTGGAAGTGCTTCCCGGCGAGCCGTTTCATTTCCGCTACGGCTTCGACTTCGAGCATCACACGCCGCTCGATCCGTTTCGTTGGCAATATTTGATCGCCAAGCGCAAGGGAGGAGAATTGTATCATCGGCCGTTGTACCCGGTCGATCCCGGCCCGCAATACGACCTAGAAACGTACTATGGTTTGCGTGTGTGGTACGGCCGACACGTCGACCGGCAGCAAGTCGCTCCGACGATCGAATACGATATTTCGCCGGAATGGAACCGTGATCCGAAAGATCCGGCGAAGCCGATGCATCGGAAGCTCGACACGGCCGTCTGCGCGGCGTTCTACGATACGGCCGTGGCATTCGCTACGGAAACGTCCCCCCCGGGCACGAAGGTGCGCGTGAAGTATCGCTACACCGGCTATCCCGTCGAAGAAGCCAAAAAACTCTTCGAGCACTCGAAAGTTTACGACGCGCCGACGCTCGACCCGAAGCATCACTACATCTTCGCCGATGAATGGCCGAAGCTGACGTTCGGTCAGTTCGTGCCGATGAGCGAGACCTGGATCTACGGGCGAACGCCGTTTATGACGGCGCATAACGTGCGCCCCAGCTACGAACTGGAAAAGAACTGCGGGGCGGGCAGCGGCTTTGCGATGAAGCTCGGCCCGGCGTCGTTCGGCAAAGCGAATCTGCCGCTAGCGAGCTCGGCGACGAGCCCGCTGGCGAAAGGGCGCTATGTCGTCACGGCGCTCGTAAAATCCGTAAACGCGCACGGCGAAGGAGGTCGGATCGAAGTCACGGTCTCGCAGGCGAAGACAGGCAAGCCGCTCAGCGAGTTGCGCCACTTCGTCGGCAACGGCAGCTTCGATTGGCAACGACAAGGCTTCGTTTTCGAAGTGCCGGAAGAAGGAGGCTCTCTAGCCGTCGCGTTCGGCAACGCAGGCACCGGCGCGATGCTCGTGACCGATGTCGAGTTTCGCAAGCTCGGCGAGGGCGAACAGCCGGCGAACGACGTCGCTCACGGCCCTAAGCAAGTCCCTCCGGCTTTCTCTGCCGCTCCGGCCGGCGCGATCGCCGACTATCGGATGGAAGAAGGCCAAGGGCTGAATGTCTTGAACTACGCCGCCGGCGCTCCGGTCGGCGGCAGTTCGCTCGGGCATCTCGACTTGGCGAACGTCGACTGGGTCGTCGATGCCGGTCGGCCGGCGCTGCGCTTCGCCGAGAACACGACAGGCCGCAAAGACTATCGCATCGACAGCGGCTTGAATCGCTTCTATCTGAGCAATCCGAGCTACGAAGGAAAGAATACGGTCCCCGCTGCGTTGGCAGGCCATCATGGTGGCGGAGCGCCGCTGAAAGGGGTCACCATTTCCGCTTGGATCAAGCCTGCACCGGCGATGGGGATCAGCACGCATCCCGGCAAGGGAGATATCGTCGGCTTCGGCGGGCGGCGCTTCGTGCTCAGTTTGCAAGGCGACAAAGCCCCCTATCAATTAGCGTCTTACATCAACGTCAGCGACGCTTTCGTTTCCGATACGAAGCTGGAAGCCGATCGTTGGTACCATGTCGCAATGACCGCCGAGCCTTCCGCCATGCAGTGGCACGTGCGCCTCTTCGTAGACGGCAAACAGGCCGGCGAAGGGACGACGAAGAAGTTCTCCTCCGAATCGCCGGTCGTTCCTTCGGTCGTCTTCGGAACCGAGATCTTCTATTTTCACCACGCCTATTACCGCGGACTCATCGGCCGGACGTTGATCTTCGACCGCTGCCTGTCGCCGAGCGAAATCGCGGAGTTCGCGAAACGCTAA
- a CDS encoding sialate O-acetylesterase: MLTRLHYFSFALLILTATTSRAEVRTHALISDGMVLQRDQPARLWGTAAVGEKVTVEFRDKTATTVAGSDGKWRIELDAQAGGGPFPLKIVGENVIRFENVFVGDVWLCSGQSNMGWPVATRPGSGELLGTENPRIRLFTVPQRLLDEPVSEVAGSWSECGPTTLLNFSAAAYYFGRELEQTQKVPIGLIHASYGGSGVEQWLGGSAMTEAPELAPLRAARASEKQAAAQARLRIQPEIERYQAALAEAKKNGTPVPKPPRGMHAAPTTSQLYNGMIAPLLPYAIRGVIWYQGEADTNKPQDYEALFSALIRGWRRDWKQGEFPFLFVQIAPFGKIVVGPASSQWAALREAQLKTSHTVERTGMAVVTDWGHETDIHIKQKKPVGHRLALLARALVYGEKLVFSGPTFTALNVKGNEAVLGFEHVGAGLVAKRMILEDVSTDPRTGPGGALHVAEDASDAPVQVQGFTVAGANRKFVAAHAEIRGDTVVVTSSEVAEPVAVRYGWADYPTGNLFNRDGLPASPFRTDDWELSSPAPIGRR; encoded by the coding sequence ATGCTCACTCGTCTGCACTACTTCAGTTTCGCGTTACTGATTCTCACTGCGACGACATCGCGAGCCGAAGTCCGCACGCATGCGCTGATCTCCGACGGCATGGTTCTCCAGCGCGATCAACCGGCTCGGCTTTGGGGAACCGCCGCCGTCGGCGAGAAAGTTACCGTCGAGTTTCGCGACAAGACCGCTACGACCGTAGCAGGCAGCGACGGCAAATGGCGAATCGAACTCGATGCGCAAGCCGGCGGTGGCCCGTTTCCGTTGAAGATCGTCGGCGAGAACGTGATCCGGTTCGAGAACGTCTTCGTCGGCGACGTTTGGCTCTGTAGCGGTCAATCGAACATGGGCTGGCCCGTTGCGACGCGCCCCGGCTCCGGCGAACTGCTCGGGACGGAGAACCCGCGGATTCGCTTGTTCACCGTGCCGCAGCGATTGCTCGACGAGCCCGTGAGCGAAGTGGCGGGAAGTTGGTCGGAGTGCGGTCCGACGACGCTCTTAAACTTTTCCGCCGCAGCTTATTATTTCGGTCGTGAACTCGAGCAAACTCAGAAGGTTCCGATCGGGCTGATACATGCTTCCTACGGCGGCTCGGGGGTCGAGCAATGGCTCGGCGGTTCGGCGATGACGGAAGCTCCCGAGCTCGCTCCCTTGCGCGCGGCGCGAGCAAGCGAAAAACAAGCGGCGGCTCAAGCACGACTGCGCATACAACCGGAAATCGAGCGCTATCAAGCGGCGCTTGCGGAAGCGAAGAAGAACGGCACGCCGGTTCCTAAGCCGCCGCGCGGCATGCACGCCGCACCGACGACGTCGCAACTCTACAACGGCATGATCGCACCGTTGCTGCCGTACGCGATTCGCGGAGTCATTTGGTATCAGGGCGAGGCGGATACCAACAAGCCGCAAGATTACGAAGCACTGTTCTCCGCGCTCATTCGCGGTTGGCGGCGCGATTGGAAGCAAGGGGAGTTCCCGTTTCTCTTCGTGCAGATCGCGCCATTCGGAAAAATAGTCGTAGGGCCGGCATCGAGCCAGTGGGCGGCGCTCCGCGAAGCGCAGCTCAAGACCAGTCACACGGTCGAGCGAACCGGCATGGCCGTCGTGACCGATTGGGGGCATGAGACCGACATTCATATCAAGCAGAAAAAACCGGTCGGCCACAGGCTCGCGCTGCTGGCCCGCGCGCTGGTCTACGGCGAAAAGCTCGTTTTCTCAGGCCCAACATTCACCGCTTTGAATGTGAAAGGAAACGAAGCGGTGCTCGGCTTCGAGCATGTTGGCGCCGGCTTGGTCGCTAAGCGAATGATTCTCGAAGACGTGAGCACCGACCCTCGGACGGGGCCGGGTGGCGCCTTGCACGTTGCCGAAGATGCTTCGGACGCGCCCGTTCAAGTGCAAGGTTTTACCGTTGCCGGCGCCAATCGAAAGTTCGTCGCCGCACATGCCGAGATCCGGGGCGACACGGTCGTGGTAACGAGTTCCGAAGTCGCCGAGCCGGTGGCGGTGCGTTACGGTTGGGCCGACTACCCGACCGGTAATCTATTCAATCGCGACGGTCTCCCCGCTTCGCCGTTTCGCACGGACGATTGGGAGTTGTCGTCTCCGGCGCCGATCGGTCGACGCTAG
- a CDS encoding RluA family pseudouridine synthase, protein MRKVTVPRAEPLLAYLLDSLGLKRTVVKNLLKFGAVAVNGEVVRQFDHLLAPGDDVAVSDLRTASAVERLASARIQFVYEDDAVIVIDKPSGLLTVATENDKRDTLFYRLNEYLRRRDLKQPTRAVVVHRLDQGTSGLVLFAKNNLVKKTLQDAWSTVTKRYLAVVEGRPSSAAGTISSYITESTALKSYSSRDPAEDNSRQATTHYRVLQTKDDWSLVEARLETGRKHQIRVHFAGIGCPVAGDRLYEATTDPCGRLALHAFALTFAHPTSGEPISLKSPLPKPLAKLFPDERLGDAPAGKTKPADASRKNPREKKR, encoded by the coding sequence TTGCGTAAAGTTACCGTCCCTCGTGCCGAGCCCCTCTTGGCGTATTTGCTCGATTCGCTCGGGCTTAAACGAACCGTCGTCAAGAACCTGCTGAAGTTCGGCGCGGTCGCGGTGAACGGTGAAGTCGTGCGGCAGTTCGACCATCTTCTCGCACCAGGCGACGACGTCGCCGTGAGCGATTTGCGCACGGCCTCGGCGGTCGAGCGACTGGCCTCGGCCCGCATTCAGTTCGTCTACGAAGACGACGCGGTCATCGTCATCGATAAACCGTCGGGCCTGCTGACCGTCGCCACGGAGAACGACAAGCGCGACACTCTTTTTTATCGTCTGAACGAATACTTGCGCCGACGAGATCTTAAGCAGCCGACGCGTGCAGTCGTCGTCCATCGCCTCGATCAAGGCACTTCGGGGCTCGTCCTGTTTGCCAAGAACAACCTGGTGAAGAAGACGCTCCAAGATGCTTGGTCGACCGTGACGAAGCGGTATCTGGCCGTCGTGGAAGGACGCCCGAGCTCGGCCGCGGGAACGATCAGCAGCTACATCACCGAAAGCACGGCGTTGAAGTCGTATAGCAGTCGCGATCCAGCAGAAGACAATTCGCGACAAGCGACGACCCACTATCGCGTCTTGCAAACGAAAGACGATTGGTCGCTCGTCGAGGCCCGATTGGAGACGGGGCGCAAGCATCAGATTCGGGTGCATTTCGCCGGGATCGGCTGTCCCGTCGCGGGAGATCGCCTGTACGAAGCGACGACCGATCCTTGCGGGCGACTGGCGTTGCACGCCTTCGCGCTCACGTTCGCTCACCCGACGAGCGGCGAGCCGATCAGCTTGAAGTCGCCGCTGCCGAAGCCGCTGGCGAAGCTATTCCCTGATGAACGGCTCGGCGATGCACCTGCGGGGAAAACCAAACCGGCTGACGCTTCTCGAAAGAATCCGCGCGAGAAAAAGCGCTAG
- a CDS encoding methionine-R-sulfoxide reductase: protein MAAEKSATPFNPLTAAESHVIVNKGTERPFVGEYTDLHDAGTFICRQCNAPLYRSKDKFDSHCGWPSFDDEIVGAVERHFDPDGRRTEIVCRNCGGHLGHVFLGERMTPKNTRHCVNSISMRFTAEGQELPPMIKAAGS from the coding sequence ATGGCTGCCGAGAAATCCGCTACCCCGTTCAATCCACTAACGGCGGCCGAGTCGCACGTGATCGTCAACAAAGGAACTGAGCGTCCTTTCGTTGGAGAATATACCGACCTGCACGATGCCGGAACTTTCATTTGCCGACAATGCAACGCCCCCCTCTATCGGTCGAAAGATAAGTTCGACAGCCATTGCGGCTGGCCGAGCTTCGACGACGAGATCGTCGGCGCGGTCGAGCGGCATTTCGATCCCGATGGCCGGCGAACCGAGATCGTCTGCCGGAATTGCGGCGGGCACTTGGGCCATGTGTTTCTCGGCGAACGAATGACCCCGAAGAACACAAGGCATTGCGTCAATTCGATCTCGATGCGGTTCACGGCCGAAGGCCAAGAGTTGCCTCCGATGATCAAGGCCGCGGGGTCGTAG